CCCGCTCAAAGTCAAGGTAATCATGGCCCCTGGAGGCAGCCCTGCCCCTTGCCGGAGAGCATTGGTGGTTCAAGAGTTTTTCCTTGTGTCCGGACTAGTTGTGTGAAGCTCAACAAATCACAGTATCTTTGGGTGAGTTTCTCCAAGCATGAAGAGTGAGGACTTCAAGGTCATACATATCACAGAATTCTtccttaattaattaaatgacagGAATAGGAATAAAACGTTTGCCTGTAACAGCTTTGGGTCAAAGTTTCTTATCTAATTGGGAGGTCTATGTTTTAAAGGCAGAAGCTGCAATTTTTACACACCACACCACAAAGAATTTTCGATGCTACCGAGTAGTGTCTCTGCATCCTATTCTGGGGGGTACAGAACTGGGCCACTCACTCACTCCTCAGCCCCCTGCTAACCGGTGTCTGCCACTGGGAGCCTGGCTTGGCACTTACAGAGCTGTCACCAAATGTCCACTGTTGCCCCCAAACCACCAGTTTGTCAGTCTTCCCTCATCATCTCCTTCTCTGAGTCTTCGTCACTGTTGCCCATTTTCACCTTTTGCAAATCGTCTTCTCTCTCAGCCCCAGGGACAACACAGCCCTCAATCCCCTTTGCCACTTTCTGACCACCCTTTTGTCTCATTCTTTGGCTCTTTCTCTACTCCCACCATTCTTGGACTCCCTTGTCTTTGCCAGGAAGAATCCCATACCTGAGCTCTCCTTCCATCCCGGTCACTAATTCACTTTGTCGTCTTACATAACCCGCAATTTTCTCTGGGCTTCATTTGTccctgagaaagagaaggagacgGACTTGACGGTCCAAAATGTCTCTTCAGGCTATGCAGCACTAGGCTAGTCTATCCTAACCCCACTCCTGGAGTCTATCGGTATGTGGGACAGTTTCTGAGAGCCCAGATGTGTCTGGGCCAAGGCCACCCAGACATCATCACTTCCGGCATGGGCAGGAACCTAAAACATCCCTTGCCTGTGATcttcattttacagctgaggcaGTCTAGGTCCAGAAGGAGTACTCGATCACCTCACAGCAGAGTCGGGAACAAGGAGGAGGTCTCTTGAGCCCTCAGTGTGCTGCAGGATAGGGGCTGAAGTACATAATGATATCAGAGCAAAGCATCATATAAAGGCATAAATTGGAGAGAACACTTTAGAGCTTTTCTCTGACAAGATGAACTCTATGCTGTAACTCcaaaaaatctgaagagatacTTGTTAGAGAGGGTGCTTTACACAGAGCAGAACAATCTGATCACATAAAACATCTgagatttatgtttttaaatagccAAATAAAACAGAACATCAAGTCAcagaatacatatatttacattaatTCAAATGCTCAAAGCACAATACAGTAGGATCTATTGAATAGTTCATATAATTTGGTTTACATATACACGAGCCTATGAACAAACATTAGCTAGAACAAAGGTTTAAGAAGTTACTCAGACATTTTGGTATTGACATCTACATATTTATGGCAACAAATGATGATAACTTTCAACTTTCAATAAGATCTTTTGTGCAAGGATAAGAAATGTACAGAATGGAAAAGAAGACAGTCAAACAAATGTACCTTTATTGCACTATTTATCTAACACCATTTGGGATGTGGTGTTATCCAGCAAATTGTATCAGTGTATGCTGTTTCTTGCCGTCTCGGAAGATGAAATTAGCTGAATTATTCCCAAATCTAACCTTACTTTTGTGCTTTGTAAGTGCCATTTGGTTCTTCCttctgcatcttttaaaaaataaaataggacactgatgcttttctttaaaataactttgGTCCTAAGAAGTTAGTAAAGTCTCTTTTTAAGGAACACCCATTcatgaaatttattatttctttcaagaaTCCTGGACAAAAAGACAAGGTCACCTCCAGACCAGCTTTGAAATGGTCAGCAGCGCTAAAGACTAAGAGACTGTTATCTAGAACTTAAACTTTGGAAAACAACCCCATCTTTTTCTGGCACACTGAGGAACCGAAGTACCCCTCACTACATTTCCTAGTAAGCAGTTAAAGAGGCCATTTGGTTGCATTTCAAAACACAAACAACACCATTTCTGTCCTCCTGTTTATTCTGCAAACTGCACAGAAAGTTAAGTATGGAGTGATTAAATGACTACAGCCTACACAGACAGGCACAAAATTAAGCGGACGCCACAAAGGGTGTGTCTGAAAACACGGAATTGATCGAATCGGAGTCGGATTTCACCCTCGTGGACTTCAGGATGCCCTCGGCTATGACCGGTTCACTGGGAAAGAGCCTGACTTTGCCATTCTGCCCTGCAGCGGTATCCTTCAGGGGTTCCATAAACACCACTCTTTTCCCAGCCCCTGCCTTCCGATCGTCAGCGGGGGCATCGCTGGCAGGGCCGGGGTTCAGAATAGACGCATGGGCATTGCTTTGGTTGAGAGTATTTTTTTGTCTCTTGGTTTTACATTTGCAAGGACACGGCGTCAGATAGAGGTACAAAAGTACCAAAACGATACTGGCCACGCAGGCTGCAAGGGTGGTGAATGCTGTGTTAAATGCCTCGTGGGCATGGGATTTGTTTACGGTGAAATTGCTTACGTTGATGGTGACATCCACCGTCTCATTTAAGAGGCGCTGCCTGTTCATGGCAATACAGGAATAGACTCCAGCGTCCTCGAAGCGAGGACTTTCTATGACCAGACTTCCATTGCGAAACACGTGAAAGTTCTCCAGCTCTTTATTGGGCTCCAGCAGCCTGTTATCCGGACGGACCCAAATGAAATCGGTATTTGCATTGCCTGTCTTGCTGTCACAGGGGACAATCAGCCTTTCCCCGACTTGAGCTTCATGAATAAAGCCAAGTGCACGGAAGGAGCCATTGATGATGCTGTCCGAGCAATTCAGAAAGCTATCCTGGAGCAGAAGCACCTGCTGGGAGTGCTTGGAGTCAGACCACAGGCGACAGGTATAATCATTCTTAAAATCCATCACTGAGCTAAAGTGTCTGCGATACCAAAAGATCAGCAATGAATAAAGGGAACAGTCACAGACAAATGGGTTTCCATGAAGGTAGATGCCTCTCAGCTGTTTTCCTGGGACTAAATTAATATGGTGCATTGGCAGGGAGGGGATTCGGTTATAAGAAACATCTAGAAACATCAGTTCTGCCAGCTTGAACCTTCCAACATACAAATCCATGGGGAACTGCGTAAGAAAGTTTCCACTTAAGTAGAGTTTTTGCAACTGGGAAAGCCCTCCAAAAGCTGAGGGATCCAGATAGGAAATGTGATTGTTGTAAAGCAGGAGCACTTCCAGAACCTTCAACTCTTGGAACACTGCACTTTTCAGGGTCTTCAGCTTGTTGGACGATAAGTCAAGACACTTCAGATTTGGAGTTGTGGAAAAACTGCCTGTGGCTACGCTGGTGATGTTGTTGTGACGAATAATGAGGGTGTTCAGCTTAACAAATGATACCGGAATCCACTCAGCATCCAGGAGCCCGATTCTGTTATAGCTCAGATCCAGCCTCTTTATCAGTCTGAAAAGGTTCCCAGGCACCTTGGACAGGTTTTTGTTGGTGCAGCTCACGATGTCCGTGGCACAGATGCAAGCAGTGGGGCACACCCCGGAGGCGCCACGGCTCACAGTCACCGTGATAACCAACAAACACAGCAGCTCCCTGCAGCCCGGTCTGACAACTCCAGGCAGGGTGGGCAGCGTGTGTAAACGTAAAGACATTATGGTCGCCTCCAAGTCTCTTCCTGGCGCCTTTCCACCAGCTCAGCCTCCCACCAGTGAACCTGGTAAACAATCAATAtttgaaagggggggggggggggaagcaaagtTAACTACCACCAGTTAACCCTTAAGAGTCATATCTTGCTTTCTTTTCAATAACTTTTCAATGCAGGTTGTATGTCAGGCTGAGGGAGCCTACTACGGTGGTTTTTACTGTTAAATGCAATTTCTTTTCCTGGGGTACTCCTGCTTACAGGCACTGACGGTCGCAATCTATCAATACAACCGTCTCAACATCAgaaagtcagtattttttttttttttaacgtgcaGGCTGCGTCGTTTTTTAAACTCCCTGCAacagacacaaaaatacacaaacGCATCCTACAAACAAACGGAAATGCATAGGAAGCCACCCCTCCAGAAAACAACTCACAGAGCTGAAAAGCCTCACCGGCTCTGGGGATAGGCCGCCGACGGTGGTGTCTTCTGAAGGTCTGtgagtctgtctgtctctgtccgtCCCTCCAGCCTTTTCCGAGTTCCTTTCCCTCCTGCTCCCGGCGGGCGGCACCCTCTCGCTGGCTCTCAACTTTGGGGAGTTTCAAGCTGCCGCGGCGGCAGCCACCCCGGACGCAGGAAACGTCTCGGCCGGCTCCGGAGGGTTCTCCCGGCCTCTCTTCATTGCTCGGCTCAAGGTACCGGCTCGGCTCCCTGGCCGTCGTGTGTCCCGGCGCGGGGCGACCCACTCCCGGGAGCGGGGTCCGAGGGGCGGGGGCGCCGGCAGCGGGTCGGTcccggccccgcctccccgcGCTCGGGAGCCAGCAGGACCCGGGGTTCCCGCGCGCCACCGCCCGGGTTTTATTCCCGTGCGCGGGGTCGGATGCGGGGCGGGCACACGGTCCCGCCCCTGCGCGTCCTCCCGCCTGGAAGCCGCTCAGAGGCTGCGGGCGGGAGCGGGCTGGGCGCACAGCGGGGGGCGCGcggcgcggggagggggcggcggcgCAGCCAATCGGATCGGCGGCCGGCATCCCTCTCACtgtcccccccacaccccgcggCCTCGCCGCCACCTCCTGCCTCCCGGGAGAGAGACGCGTCGGAGCGGGGTGCACGCCCGAGGCTCACCCATTCCCACCCGCTGTGTGTGCTTGTGTCACCCCTGAacggggtggtggggtggggcaggggttcAGGGGTACGCCCAGCCAGGGAAGGAGAGGTCTCTCCCTTGAAGACCCCACTTGTCGCGGCCGCCGGGGTCCCCTGAGCTCCCCGACCTCTTGTAGCTTTCTTTGGGCCAGGGCCAAGAGGGCTCCTGCCGGGCTAAGTGCAGAGGCTTTTAAACGTCTACAAAATAAACCCAGAAGTGGCCTTCCGTCCTCGGCCACATTGGCcgggggagggcggggcggggggcgcagTGAGTGGGCGGGAGTGTAGGGAAATGACACTTTCCCTCCGGTGCCACCAGCATCTCTGTTTGGGTGAAGGAACCGGGAAGGCACTGTGGGGACACGCCGCACCTCCCTGAGAAAGTTCTATCCTTTTCCTAACTCGGGAGGCGGCATCAAGCATGGTGCCCAGTCCGAAAAGGAGAAGACAGGAAAGAAGGCTTGGGGCCGACCTTCCGGCTGGAATGCAAAGATAAGGATTTTAagcttctaaaggaaaaaaaaaaactatatatctatatatagagagatatagatatagatatatagatatatatctatatatctatctcccGAAGCCAGactcccccccactttttttagGGGGTTGgagtgggcgggggtggggtggcggtGGAAGCAAGTGTGTTCATGCCAGATAGAGACTGATCCTAGAAGGGGTCCCTGCTCCGGGGTTCTTCATAACTCCCAAGAGACTGGCGGGCGAGCATGCTTTGGTCTTAGCAAACTAGGAAAGGCGCAGTCCGAGGTGAACACCCTGCCAACctacccgcccccaccccaccccgcaaacaaacaaacaaacaaaaaaagcccagcTGGACAAATGCAAGGTGGAAGGCTTGGGGCTGATGAGCTTTTCGATTAAAAATCCGTTTTTGTTTAATTCCAAGATCAGTTTTAACGATGGGATTTGACTGAGCCAGATGGCCCATTTGTCCATTAtatctggatttaaaaaaataaattactgccCTGACAAGAGATAACTAACTAAAGCCGAAGGGACTGAAAAGCAGACCAAATTGAGAAAACAGGAGTGGGGCAAATAACTTGTAAtattacttgaaaaataaaatggatgttACAACAACcaactcctccctctcccccacccccccaagcaCACTTGAGCAACCTTGAATTTACTGGGAGTTGGTCCCTACATTGTTCATGAATGGATTCATGTGGTAGCACAGATCTGTTAGGCTAGTGCCAAATTTAAATAGAACTTGTGTGCATTGTTAATTTAGTCAGTCTGCTTGTAGAACAGATCTGGACTAGCCCTGggaaatcaagattttttttcaggtGAAAGCAGCTTGATTCAGGGTAGTTTCAGTTTCgtgaaaaatggaattttatccTAAGAGTGCAGCGTGATGTGCTCTAAGAAAGCTTCCTCACTGTGGGCtcccaagagaggcagaggaTGAACATTTCGAAAGTTAAGCCACACTTCCTAGGGCTCTCAAAAATCCTGGGTCTCCAGGCCTTGGTTTTTACAGTTAACAATGGttaacacagagaaatggaattgAACTCACTCAGAGGAATGCTCTCTAAATGACTAACAAACGGGTTTTTGCAATGTTTTACTAAGGACATGACATCCTATTCAAAGGAAAGCATGAAGGTGGAAGAAAGTCCTGTATGTCCTAGGAAAGTACTGTCAAAAGAAAAGGGACTCAAACGTGGACCCAGATTATGTCCTTATAGCTCTAGGGGCATCCTAGAAACACGCATGCAAAGATCCCACAGCAGAAATAAACCAAATGCACTCAACATCTACACACGCTTATCTATTTGAAGGCCTCATTTTTGAGATTCTGCCCATTTGGCAAGAGGAAAGGCATTTTGAAAGGGGTGGGTTTTCTTGGCTTTGAGAAGAAAAAGCTAAGCACTTACCTTAATTTTGGGGGTAAGGTGTGGCCTTATGTTATGGAGGGAACTTTCTCTACATCCTTTTATCTCTCCTGCCAGTTCCTCTCTTTCCATTAGAAGGGAA
This DNA window, taken from Meles meles chromosome 7, mMelMel3.1 paternal haplotype, whole genome shotgun sequence, encodes the following:
- the AMIGO2 gene encoding amphoterin-induced protein 2, translated to MSLRLHTLPTLPGVVRPGCRELLCLLVITVTVSRGASGVCPTACICATDIVSCTNKNLSKVPGNLFRLIKRLDLSYNRIGLLDAEWIPVSFVKLNTLIIRHNNITSVATGSFSTTPNLKCLDLSSNKLKTLKSAVFQELKVLEVLLLYNNHISYLDPSAFGGLSQLQKLYLSGNFLTQFPMDLYVGRFKLAELMFLDVSYNRIPSLPMHHINLVPGKQLRGIYLHGNPFVCDCSLYSLLIFWYRRHFSSVMDFKNDYTCRLWSDSKHSQQVLLLQDSFLNCSDSIINGSFRALGFIHEAQVGERLIVPCDSKTGNANTDFIWVRPDNRLLEPNKELENFHVFRNGSLVIESPRFEDAGVYSCIAMNRQRLLNETVDVTINVSNFTVNKSHAHEAFNTAFTTLAACVASIVLVLLYLYLTPCPCKCKTKRQKNTLNQSNAHASILNPGPASDAPADDRKAGAGKRVVFMEPLKDTAAGQNGKVRLFPSEPVIAEGILKSTRVKSDSDSINSVFSDTPFVASA